A genomic region of Papaver somniferum cultivar HN1 chromosome 7, ASM357369v1, whole genome shotgun sequence contains the following coding sequences:
- the LOC113293999 gene encoding uncharacterized protein LOC113293999, whose product MYGLNHHLMGSLLPQDGTLPAFLQLYIIDIENEVRNRINAITRKQKSGKQNENLEVDSSMTAMDEYGKKSTKELDENIVAGLVNMLGTHNWLSQKFRMWRDRYKQDELDDVEFRLIGTRKRDARQYNLPTTSKIAGFVVDDPESDGKRDIIIQEKNGLLKDISELHPSYMALQYPLLFPYGEDGFHIDIPYDKQTKIVFNDEIGDEIGDGKKRKNITMREYYAFIIQQRAGDGQTLLRGGRLFQQYVVNAYATIEQSRLQWVKSHQKEIRCDLYNCIKEAVRAKYTKPASTGRVILPSTFTGGPRYMIQHYQDAIALCRELGPPDLFITFTCNPNWPEIAEAIKMFPGQKPSERPDIISRVFHIKPKQLMSDLVGSRHFGEVQGALYTVEFQKRGLPHARILLRLSPDEKPRSASHIGSIISVEIPNPKENKDAYDAVCNYMLHGPCGHAKPNSPCMRDKKCTENFPKKYNNKTYADDTGGMTIKYLFKCIHKGKDMITAIVAVIPAKDKNSSNINNKNSSNNVAVEEIQRTSKDEVNTYLEGRYLSGCECIWRTLSFKIHYRNPSIERLPLHIEGEQLVYHNDTDDLRDVLDKEDPDASKFIQWMKANRDHEDARKWTYKEFPKHWRWDQGKKHGKGYQNYDDNKTVGETIHPTFKSACLALGLLEDDGEWHRAIREAAETHTGKRLRELFVIILLNCKVTEPKKVWNDNWDLLAEDIKYEKMKFYGNSARNLRDEVLQNYALQDIEKIFWKHNRTLKEDEFKDIPYPDMSELKVPNNTLIHQEMNYDRDIIMEDAEELKKGLNAKQALTFNEISKSVEDKAGWLFFVYRSGGTGKTYLWRTLTSSLRSQGKILLAVASSGIASLLLTGGRTAHSRFKIPMKLNEISCCNLFKKTPLAELLCEVDLIIWDEAPMIYMYALEAVQRALADLMMEANNSKLLFGKKTLVLGGDFRQILPVIKEGTREDIVNASISKSRLWKHFTVFELTEK is encoded by the exons ATGTATGGTCTTAATCATCACTTAATGGGATCTTTGTTGCCGCAAGATGGTACGCTACCTGCATTTTTACAGCTGTACATTATCGACATAGAAAATGAAGTCAGAAATAGGATTAATGCTATTACCAGAAAACAAAAGAgtggaaaacaaaatgaaaatttaGAAGTTGATTCTTCAATGACAGCCATGGACGAATATGGAAAGAAAAGCACAAAGGAATTGGATGAAAACATTGTTGCTGGATTAGTTAACATGCTGGGCACGCACAACTGGCTAAGCCAGAAATTCAGGATGTGGAGGGACAGGTACAAACAAGATGAACTAGACGATGTTGAATTTCGTCTTATTGGTACACGAAAAAGGGATGCAAGACAATACAATCTTCCAACTACATCTAAAATCGCTGGATTTGTAGTTGATGATCCAGAGTCAGATGGAAAAAGGGATATAATCATTCAGGAAAAAAATGGTTTATTGAAAGATATATCCGAGTTGCATCCAAGTTATATGGCATTGCAGTATCCATTGTTGTTTCCTTATGGTGAAGATGGTTTTCATATTGATATTCCATATGATAAGCAAACTAAGATTGTATTCAACGACGAAATAGGTGATGAAATAGGTGatggaaagaagagaaaaaacataACTATGAGGGAATACTATGCATTCATAATACAACAAAGAGCAGGTGATGGTCAGACTCTTCTCCGTGGAGGGCGACTATTCCAACAATATGTAGTTAATGCTTATGCTACAATTGAGCAAAGCAGATTGCAGTGGGTTAAAAGCCATCAGAAGGAAATACGTTGTGATTTATATAACTGCATAAAAGAAGCGGTAAGAGCTAAATACACCAAACCAGCTAGCACAGGTCGAGTAATCTTACCATCAACTTTCACAGGCGGACCAAGATATATGATTCAGCATTACCAAGATGCCATAGCCTTATGCAGAGAGTTGGGTCCCCCTGACTTATTTATTACATTCACATGTAATCCAAATTGGCCGGAAATTGCAGAAGCTATCAAAATGTTTCCTGGACAAAAACCAAGTGAGAGACCAGACATAATAAGCCGCGTATTTCACATAAAACCCAAACAGTTAATGTCGGATTTGGTTGGAAGCAGGCATTTCGGAGAAGTGCAAGGAG CTCTCTATACTGTCGAATTTCAAAAACGAGGATTACCCCATGCACGCATATTGTTGCGGCTTTCACCTGATGAAAAGCCAAGATCCGCATCACATATTGGTTCAATTATATCCGTGGAAATTCCAAACCCAAAGGAAAACAAGGATGCCTACGATGCAGTCTGCAATTATATGCTCCATGGCCCGTGCGGACATGCAAAACCTAACTCTCCATGTATGCGCGATAAAAAGTGTACGGAGAATTTTCcaaagaaatataacaacaaaacATATGCTGATGATACGGG GGGTATGACTATTAAATATTTATTCAAGTGCATCCACAAAGGAAAAGACATGATAACTGCTATTGTTGCAGTAATTCCAGCAAAAGACAAAAATTCAAGcaacataaataataaaaattcaAGCAACAatgttgctgttgaagaaatACAGAGAACAAGTAAGGACGAGGTCAATACATATCTCGAGGGTCGATACCTATCAGGATGCGAATGTATATGGAGGACGCTTAGTTTCAAAATTCATTATCGAAATCCAAGCATAGAAAGGTTACCATTACATATCGAAGGGGAACAATTAGTCTACCACAACGATACCGATGATTTGAGAGATGTTCTAGACAAGGAAGATCCAGATGCATCAAAATTCATTCAATGGATGAAAGCTAATAGAGACCATGAAGATGCAAGAAAATGGACATACAAAGAGTTTCCTAAGCATTGGAGATGGGACCAAGGGAAAAAACATGGAAA AGGCTACCAAAATTATGACGATAATAAAACAGTGGGTGAGACAATTCATCCTACATTCAAATCCGCATGTTTGGCACTAGGATTATTGGAAGATGACGGTGAATGGCACCGAGCCATTCGGGAAGCAGCAGAAACACATACAGGCAAGAGGTTACGTGAATTGTTTGTGATAATATTGTTGAATTGCAAAGTAACAGAACCTAAAAAGGTGTGGAATGATAATTGGGATCTTTTAGCAGAAGACATTAAGTACGAAAAAATGAAGTTTTATGGAAATTCAGCACGAAACCTAAGGGATGAAGTCTTGCAAAACTATGCACTACAAGACATTGAAAAGATTTTCTGGAAACATAATCGAACCTTAAAGGAGGATGAGTTTAAGGATATACCATACCCAGACATGTCTGAATTAAAGGTTCCTAACAACACCCTGATTCATCAAGAGATGAACTATGACAGAGATATTATAATGGAAGATGCAGAGGAGTTGAAGAAGGGGTTAAATGCAAAACAAGCATTAACGTTTAATGAGATTTCAAAATCAGTTGAAGACAAGGCTGGATGGCTATTTTTTGTGTATAGAAGCGGCGGAACAGGTAAGACTTACCTTTGGAGAACCCTTACTTCTTCGCTACGGTCACAGGGTAAGATTTTGCTAGCAGTTGCTTCTTCGGGAATAGCGTCACTGCTGCTAACAGGTGGTCGTACAGCTCATTCCAGGTTCAAAATTCCGATGAAACTCAATGAAATATCGTGCTGCAATCTATTTAAGAAAACGCCCCTAGCAGAGTTATTGTGCGAAGTAGATTTGATTATATGGGATGAAGCACCAATGATATACATGTATGCACTTGAGGCAGTTCAAAGAGCTCTTGCTGATTTAATGATGGAAGCGAATAACAGTAAGTTATTATTCGGGAAAAAAACATTGGTACTTGGCGGTGATTTCCGACAAATTCTACCTGTGATTAAGGAAGGAACAAGAGAAGACATAGTAAATGCTTCTATAAGCAAATCTAGATTGTGGAAACACTTTACAGTTTTTGAACTGACAGAAAAATGA
- the LOC113293998 gene encoding ATP-dependent DNA helicase PIF1-like — protein sequence MRLSTGDTSQDKRDEIEEFEKWILDIGNGKAPAISLDGSEDKDWIQIPSDLPIHCKENHIQTIVDTMYPDFLKKMQDKNYLAERSILASTNEYVHKITKHVLSSVPGKEHTYLSADSIGPESSEFHSSVVFYDKEFINKHEESGMAIHKLTLKVGVPIMLLRNLSNADGLCNGTSLIVTQLGETVIEAEILTGLGTGNTVFIPRIIMTTPETSLLFILHRRKFPVRICYAMTINKSQGQSLLNVGVYLEEPVFSHGQLYVAISRTTRRQGLKILIKKNGKEPDGCTQNIVFEEIFQNILN from the exons ATGAGACTATCCACCGGAGATACATCACAGGACAAAAGAGATGAAATAGAGGAGTTCGAAAAATGGATTCTTGATATTGGAAATGGTAAAGCACCAGCAATCAGCTTGGATGGATCGGAAGACAAGGATTGGATACAGATACCATCAGATTTACCGATTCACTGTAAAGAGAATCACATTCAAACAATAGTAGACACCATGTATCCAGATTTTTTGAAGAAAATGCAGGATAAGAATTACCTTGCTGAACGGAGTATACTGGCGTCCACAAATGAGTATGTTCACAAGATAACTAAACATGTCTTATCATCTGTACCAG GAAAAGAGCATACGTATTTAAGTGCAGATTCAATTGGACCAGAATCATCAGAATTTCACTCAAGTGTTGTTTTCTACGACAAAGAATTCATCAACAAGCATGAGGAATCTGGAATGGCAATCCACAAATTAACTCTAAAGGTTGGAGTACCAATTATGCTTCTGCGAAATCTTAGCAACGCGGATGGACTATGCAATGGAACAAGTTTAATTGTCACCCAATTAGGAGAAACAGTCATTGAAGCTGAAATACTCACAGGTCTAGGTACTGGAAATACAGTTTTCATACCACGGATAATTATGACTACACCTGAGACAAGTTTACTATTTATTCTACATAGAAGGAAATTTCCAGTAAGAATTTGCTATGCCATGACAATAAATAAGAGTCAGGGACAAAGCCTACTAAATGTGGGGGTTTACTTGGAAGAACCTGTTTTTTCGCATGGTCAACTTTATGTGGCGATTTCAAGAACCACTAGAAGACAAGGCTTAAAAATATTGATCAAGAAGAATGGGAAAGAACCTGACGGGTGTACACAAAATATTGTGTTTGAAGAGATATTTCAAAATATCTTAAATTAA